GCGGCGCAGCGCTGGCTGACGATCGCTGAGGTCGCGGGGCTGGCGCTGCTGATCGTCGCGGGCTTCCTGGTGTCGCCCGCCGAGGCCCGCCCCGCGCCGGTGACCGACGACAGCGCATTGGGGCTGATGCTGGTGTTCGTGCTGCTAACCTATGGCGGGTGGAGCGAGGCGGTGTACGTCTCGGCCGAGATGAAGGACGCGCCGCGGCGGATGGCGCCGATCATGGCGGCGGGGCTGGCGCTGGTGACATTGCTGTATGTATTGGCGAACCTGTCGTTCCTGAATGCGCTGGGGCTGGCGGGGATGGCCGAGAGCGATGCGGTGGCGGCTGAGGTCGCGCGGCTGGCGCTGGGCGATGGCGGCGCGGCGGTGATCGCGCTGGCGGTGGCGATCGCCGCGCTCACCTCGGCGAATGCGACCGCGATCACCGGCGCGCGGACGACCTGCGCGATCGGGCGGCGCTTCCCCGCGCTGTCGTGGCTGGGGCGCTGGGACGAGCGGCGCGACACGCCGGGCAATGCGATGATCGCGCAGGCGGCGGTGGCGCTGGTGCTGGTGCTCGCGGGCGCCTTCGCGCGCGACGGGTTCCGGCTGATCGTCGAATATACCGCGCCGGTATTCTGGTTCTTCCTGCTGCTCACCGGCGTGGCGCTATTCGTGCTGCGGCGCCGCATGCCCGATCTCGCGCGGCCCTATCGCGTGCCCTTCTACCCGCTGCTGCCTGCGGTCTTCTGCGCGACCACCGCGTACCTGCTCTATTCGAGCGTCGCCTATACCGGCTGGGGCGCGCTCGCTGGCATCGGCGTGCTCGCGGTGGGCGGCGTGTTTCTGCTCTTCCTCACCCCCGTCCCCGATGAAGCTATGGAGGCATTGCCATGAAGATTTGGCCCATGAAAAACCGATGGATGCTGACCGCCGCGTGCGCGCTCGCCGCGCTCGCCCCCGCCTCCCCCGCCCTCGCCCAGACCGCGCCGGTCGAGCGGCTGCCCGACGTGATCTATGTCCCGACCCCGCCCGAAGTGGTCGCGGCGATGCTCGACATGGTCGAATTGAAGGACGGCGACGTGCTGTACGACCTCGGATCGGGCGACGGGCGGATTCCGATCGC
The genomic region above belongs to Sphingomonas qomolangmaensis and contains:
- a CDS encoding APC family permease, which gives rise to MTARAKPPGGDPFVGDAKTAMSGGNDADAFVTDRPQFHQPLGAPRRTLGNFDVLALTVGIVIGAGIFRTPALVAGVAGSAEMLIAVWVAGGLLSIVGALCYAELAAAFPNVGGDYHFLGRAYGERLAFLYAWARLSVIQTGSLALLAYVCGDYLQAIVPLGALGSTIWAALAVILISALNRAGVREGAAAQRWLTIAEVAGLALLIVAGFLVSPAEARPAPVTDDSALGLMLVFVLLTYGGWSEAVYVSAEMKDAPRRMAPIMAAGLALVTLLYVLANLSFLNALGLAGMAESDAVAAEVARLALGDGGAAVIALAVAIAALTSANATAITGARTTCAIGRRFPALSWLGRWDERRDTPGNAMIAQAAVALVLVLAGAFARDGFRLIVEYTAPVFWFFLLLTGVALFVLRRRMPDLARPYRVPFYPLLPAVFCATTAYLLYSSVAYTGWGALAGIGVLAVGGVFLLFLTPVPDEAMEALP